In the Leptospira sp. WS4.C2 genome, one interval contains:
- a CDS encoding sulfatase — MGPNQAPLFPIRILKISLWFTVFFYLFFLIFNTSFTIMGVDVGDFLKQYLGAFFGVYLSTTFKVFSVSLFLHLALFSLVYLVYHFLNRREVSWYILSLSVLVIECLALCHSMVSFPQIYGEFFFFRYPSFASFLYFLTDHTSPGYFSLVLGFLLFGFLSLLLWKIYLHKTKESFFALVHVFVLGLVHSSGYYLVGILYFVILFWQGKQYQRIHIKSYGLIFVLLVFIYLVPSVWSQIEVLTHSKEKGKPPIFILSADSLRYDKIGFKIGGESITPNIDSFSKESFVFHDHHTTIPRTFPSWADLLTGQYSMSHKVRDMFPSLDEKQRIGSTSFPTIQQMLQGLGYRSYAVGSFAADIFPRANFGFDEVLAPNFNARIMTVQRTAESQLFLLPFLTGSWFSGGMYLEEMDGLSTWGDGSRILDRFRSITKREGDSPYSVTYFSSVIHFPYTPAYPYYKSFTNPDYYGKYKYLKFVDPTNSSVPNAVETKQIRGLFDSAVYAFDAEFGEILSELKARGIYEEAIIILTADHGEALYEDVHGQGHGEHLRGEAVTHVPLLIKFPKSSIETKEEHEFFGITSSVDIYPTLMEYFGISAKSKFPGKSLLPILGKTNWEEERSVYAETGIWFSDTGDHFFQKQRIPYPNILALHQVVPEEDYQIMITDPIYRETIAFSKHRLIQNSNYKLIYIPTRQGVVFELYDRKKDPLNRRNLYPNHPEATKLKDLLYKTVIQWEDATLAGEYLIPSSLSEINEN; from the coding sequence ATGGGTCCGAACCAAGCCCCTCTTTTCCCAATCCGAATCCTAAAAATCTCCCTTTGGTTTACGGTTTTTTTTTATCTATTTTTTTTAATCTTTAATACAAGTTTTACCATTATGGGAGTCGATGTAGGTGACTTCCTTAAACAATACTTAGGTGCCTTTTTTGGGGTTTATCTCTCTACTACCTTCAAAGTTTTTTCGGTTTCTCTCTTTTTGCACCTCGCTTTATTTTCTCTCGTTTACTTGGTTTATCATTTTCTAAACCGAAGAGAAGTTTCTTGGTATATTTTATCACTTTCAGTTCTCGTCATAGAATGTTTGGCCCTTTGCCATTCGATGGTTAGTTTTCCACAAATTTATGGTGAGTTCTTTTTCTTTCGTTATCCTTCTTTTGCCTCCTTTTTGTATTTTTTAACCGATCATACCAGTCCTGGTTACTTTAGTTTGGTTTTGGGTTTTCTCCTATTTGGATTTTTATCACTGCTCCTTTGGAAAATTTATCTTCACAAAACTAAAGAAAGTTTTTTTGCACTCGTACATGTGTTTGTCCTTGGACTCGTTCATTCTTCTGGGTACTACCTGGTGGGAATTCTTTATTTTGTGATTTTGTTTTGGCAAGGGAAACAATACCAAAGGATTCATATCAAGTCGTATGGACTAATTTTTGTCCTACTTGTATTCATTTATTTAGTACCTAGTGTTTGGAGTCAAATTGAGGTCCTCACTCATTCGAAAGAAAAAGGCAAACCCCCTATTTTTATTCTATCGGCTGACTCGCTTCGTTATGATAAAATTGGATTCAAAATTGGGGGGGAAAGTATCACACCAAATATTGATTCCTTTTCTAAGGAAAGTTTTGTATTTCACGACCACCATACCACCATTCCGCGCACCTTCCCTAGTTGGGCGGATCTATTGACCGGACAATATTCCATGAGTCATAAGGTTCGCGATATGTTTCCCTCTCTGGATGAAAAACAAAGGATTGGATCGACCTCTTTTCCTACAATCCAACAGATGTTACAGGGATTAGGATACAGGAGTTATGCGGTCGGCAGTTTTGCTGCTGATATTTTTCCCCGTGCTAACTTCGGATTTGATGAAGTCCTCGCACCAAACTTTAACGCACGTATTATGACGGTGCAAAGGACTGCGGAATCACAGTTATTCCTTTTGCCTTTTCTAACGGGTTCTTGGTTTTCTGGCGGGATGTATTTGGAGGAAATGGATGGATTGTCCACTTGGGGAGATGGGAGTCGGATCCTCGACCGTTTTCGTTCGATCACCAAAAGAGAAGGGGATTCTCCTTATTCGGTCACTTATTTTTCTAGTGTCATTCATTTCCCATACACACCGGCTTATCCTTACTACAAATCATTTACGAATCCTGATTACTATGGAAAGTATAAGTATTTAAAGTTTGTGGATCCTACAAATTCCTCAGTTCCCAATGCAGTGGAAACCAAACAAATTCGTGGACTGTTTGATAGTGCCGTTTATGCTTTTGATGCAGAATTTGGAGAGATCCTTTCGGAACTAAAGGCTCGAGGGATTTATGAGGAAGCCATCATCATTCTCACAGCAGACCATGGGGAAGCTTTGTATGAAGATGTTCATGGACAAGGACACGGAGAACACCTTCGTGGAGAAGCAGTAACGCATGTACCTTTGCTGATTAAATTTCCTAAGTCATCCATAGAAACAAAGGAAGAACACGAGTTTTTTGGGATCACATCTAGTGTAGATATCTATCCCACTCTGATGGAATATTTTGGAATATCCGCCAAATCAAAGTTTCCTGGGAAGTCACTACTGCCGATCCTTGGAAAAACCAATTGGGAAGAGGAAAGGTCTGTTTATGCGGAAACCGGAATTTGGTTTTCTGATACGGGTGACCACTTCTTTCAAAAACAAAGAATTCCTTATCCCAATATCTTAGCACTCCACCAAGTGGTTCCTGAAGAGGATTACCAGATTATGATCACAGATCCCATTTACAGAGAAACCATCGCATTTTCAAAACATAGATTGATTCAAAATTCTAATTATAAATTAATTTATATTCCCACACGTCAAGGTGTGGTCTTTGAATTGTATGATCGAAAAAAAGATCCTCTCAATAGGAGAAATCTTTACCCCAATCACCCCGAAGCAACAAAATTGAAAGATCTTCTGTACAAAACGGTGATTCAGTGGGAAGATGCAACTCTTGCAGGAGAGTATTTAATACCAAGTTCTTTATCAGAGATTAACGAAAACTAA
- the carB gene encoding carbamoyl-phosphate synthase large subunit, with product MPQRNDLKSILIIGSGPIVIGQACEFDYSGTQATKALREKGIRVILVNSNPATIMTDPDLADATYIEPLTVPVLEKIIKKEKPDAILPTVGGQTALNLALALHKEGVLEKYNVELIGAKVEAIRKAEDRELFKQAMEKLGIRVAKSFMVSDMEAARKAKDEIGFPIIIRPAFTLGGTGGGTCYEESEFEEIAQKGLSASPISQVLVEESVMGWKEFELEVMRDLADNVVIICSIENLDPMGVHTGDSITVAPQQTLSDKEYQRLRDMSIDIIREIGVETGGSNIQFAVNPENGDVIVIEMNPRVSRSSALASKATGFPIAKIAALLSIGYTLDEIKNDITRVTPASFEPSIDYVVTKIPRFAFEKFPGSDTTLGVQMKAVGEAMAIGRNFKESFQKALRSLETDRFGFGSDGYLKELLEWESIPKEERKTWLTARVKRPTDKRIFYVKMAFDFGMSVEEIFDICKIDPWFLYQFEELYQLENRFRKEGKVIIEEMKKAGFSNRQLAFLTKEEQILAQVRSGAAIEITKAKVEKTLREEEESIEKYLEEKNIRPVYKRIDTCAGEFEAFTPYMYSSYDEEDESDVTSKKKVMILGGGPNRIGQGIEFDYCCCHASFSLQEAGVESIMVNSNPETVSTDYDTSDRLYFEPLSLEDVMAIFKKEKPDGVIVQLGGQTPLKLAKALEKRGVPIMGTSPDSIDRAEDRKRFAEVLEKLNLKSPDNGIAASKDKAREIAKKIGYPVLVRPSYVLGGRAMLIVNEESELDKYMEEAEEVSEDRPLLVDSFLQDAVEVDVDALCDGKDVFIAGIMEHIEEAGIHSGDSACVLPPQNISQRMLQEIEEATFRLALELDVKGLINVQYAIKEETLYVLEVNPRASRTVPFVAKSIGIPVVKIAVRLMLGEPLASFKLGKRFSAPMITVKEAVLPFSKFPGVDTILGPEMRSTGEVMGVALTKGEAFVKAQIMAGEEPPKHGTVFVTINDKTKKELLESVRSLSNLGYNIIATEGTHKFLSDNGILSSKINKIYDGYFPNVIDYIKEKKIHLIINTPLSRVTRENAFTIRQAAIKYKVPCLTTAQAAKALIHGLVEMKDKGFSVNSLQEIHANHKKV from the coding sequence ATGCCGCAACGTAACGACTTAAAATCAATTTTGATCATCGGATCCGGACCTATCGTCATCGGGCAGGCATGTGAATTTGACTACTCCGGGACTCAGGCCACCAAGGCACTTCGGGAAAAAGGAATACGAGTCATCCTCGTAAATTCAAATCCGGCTACGATTATGACGGATCCCGATCTTGCCGATGCCACTTATATCGAACCACTCACTGTTCCTGTTTTAGAAAAAATTATCAAAAAAGAAAAACCAGATGCCATCTTACCAACAGTAGGTGGACAAACTGCTTTAAATTTAGCCTTAGCTCTTCATAAGGAAGGTGTTTTAGAAAAATACAATGTAGAGCTGATTGGAGCGAAGGTAGAAGCCATTCGTAAAGCGGAAGATCGGGAACTATTCAAACAAGCGATGGAAAAACTTGGAATCCGTGTGGCAAAGTCCTTTATGGTCTCCGACATGGAAGCTGCCAGGAAAGCTAAAGATGAAATTGGATTTCCTATCATTATCCGTCCTGCCTTTACTTTGGGAGGAACAGGTGGTGGAACTTGTTATGAAGAATCGGAGTTTGAAGAAATTGCTCAAAAAGGTCTTTCTGCATCTCCCATATCACAAGTATTAGTTGAAGAATCTGTGATGGGTTGGAAAGAGTTTGAGTTGGAAGTGATGAGAGACCTTGCAGATAACGTAGTCATCATTTGTTCTATTGAAAATTTAGATCCTATGGGTGTTCATACGGGAGATTCCATTACTGTTGCCCCACAACAGACTTTAAGCGACAAAGAATACCAACGCCTTCGTGATATGTCCATTGATATCATTCGAGAAATCGGGGTGGAAACCGGTGGTTCGAACATCCAGTTTGCTGTGAATCCTGAAAATGGTGATGTCATCGTCATTGAAATGAACCCACGTGTTTCTAGATCTTCTGCATTGGCATCGAAGGCAACAGGATTCCCAATTGCAAAAATCGCGGCTCTTTTATCCATCGGATACACTTTAGATGAGATTAAAAATGATATCACTCGAGTGACTCCAGCAAGTTTTGAACCATCGATTGATTATGTAGTGACCAAAATTCCAAGGTTCGCTTTCGAAAAATTTCCAGGTTCTGATACTACCTTAGGTGTTCAAATGAAAGCTGTGGGTGAAGCGATGGCAATCGGTCGTAACTTTAAAGAAAGTTTTCAGAAAGCTCTCCGTTCTTTGGAAACAGACCGGTTTGGATTTGGAAGTGATGGTTATTTAAAAGAACTTTTGGAATGGGAATCAATTCCGAAAGAAGAAAGAAAAACTTGGCTGACTGCTAGAGTGAAACGCCCAACAGACAAACGAATTTTTTATGTAAAAATGGCTTTCGATTTTGGAATGAGTGTAGAGGAAATTTTTGATATTTGCAAAATTGATCCTTGGTTTCTCTATCAGTTTGAAGAGTTATACCAGTTAGAAAACAGGTTTCGCAAAGAGGGAAAAGTCATCATTGAAGAAATGAAAAAGGCAGGTTTTTCCAATCGCCAACTTGCTTTCCTTACCAAAGAAGAACAAATCCTTGCCCAAGTTCGCAGTGGTGCGGCCATTGAAATTACCAAAGCCAAGGTAGAAAAAACTCTTCGTGAAGAAGAGGAATCCATTGAAAAATACTTGGAAGAAAAGAACATTCGCCCCGTATACAAACGGATTGATACTTGTGCTGGAGAATTTGAAGCCTTTACCCCTTATATGTATTCCTCTTATGATGAGGAAGATGAATCTGATGTTACTTCTAAAAAGAAAGTGATGATTCTTGGTGGTGGGCCCAACCGTATCGGTCAAGGGATTGAGTTTGATTATTGTTGTTGTCATGCTTCCTTTTCCTTACAGGAAGCGGGAGTGGAATCCATAATGGTCAATTCCAATCCAGAAACGGTTTCTACCGATTATGATACCTCGGACAGATTATATTTTGAACCTTTGAGTTTGGAAGACGTAATGGCGATTTTCAAAAAAGAAAAACCAGATGGCGTCATTGTTCAATTAGGTGGACAAACTCCTCTGAAACTTGCAAAAGCACTTGAAAAGCGTGGAGTTCCCATTATGGGAACAAGTCCTGATTCCATTGACCGTGCAGAAGACAGAAAACGTTTTGCAGAAGTTTTAGAAAAACTAAATTTAAAGTCACCTGACAATGGAATTGCTGCCTCCAAAGACAAAGCACGAGAAATTGCAAAAAAAATCGGATATCCAGTTCTAGTAAGACCATCTTACGTGTTAGGTGGAAGGGCAATGCTCATTGTCAACGAAGAGTCTGAACTTGATAAATACATGGAAGAAGCGGAAGAGGTGTCGGAAGATCGCCCTCTTCTTGTGGATTCCTTTTTGCAAGACGCTGTGGAAGTGGATGTCGATGCACTTTGTGATGGAAAGGATGTGTTCATTGCAGGAATTATGGAACACATTGAAGAAGCGGGAATTCACTCCGGTGACTCAGCTTGTGTATTGCCACCACAGAACATTTCGCAACGGATGTTGCAAGAAATTGAAGAAGCCACTTTTCGTTTGGCCTTAGAGTTAGATGTAAAAGGTTTAATCAATGTTCAGTATGCAATCAAAGAAGAAACATTATATGTCTTAGAGGTAAACCCTCGGGCTTCAAGAACGGTTCCTTTTGTTGCCAAATCCATTGGAATTCCTGTGGTGAAAATTGCCGTTCGATTGATGTTAGGGGAACCATTGGCATCCTTTAAACTAGGGAAACGTTTTTCTGCACCAATGATTACTGTGAAAGAAGCAGTTTTACCTTTTAGTAAGTTCCCAGGTGTGGATACAATCCTCGGTCCTGAAATGAGATCTACTGGGGAAGTGATGGGTGTTGCTCTGACAAAAGGGGAAGCCTTTGTCAAAGCACAGATCATGGCGGGAGAAGAACCACCGAAACACGGAACGGTTTTTGTAACGATCAATGATAAAACAAAGAAAGAATTACTCGAATCGGTTCGTTCTTTATCTAACTTAGGTTATAATATTATCGCAACAGAAGGAACACATAAATTTCTTTCTGACAACGGAATTCTCTCTAGTAAAATTAACAAAATTTACGATGGATACTTCCCGAACGTGATTGATTATATCAAAGAAAAAAAGATTCATTTGATCATCAATACTCCTTTGTCAAGAGTCACTCGTGAAAATGCGTTTACGATTCGCCAAGCGGCGATTAAATATAAGGTTCCTTGTTTGACTACGGCCCAAGCCGCGAAAGCATTGATCCATGGTTTGGTGGAAATGAAGGACAAAGGATTCTCCGTGAATTCCCTGCAGGAAATTCACGCAAATCACAAAAAGGTTTAA
- a CDS encoding DUF1499 domain-containing protein — translation MNPKIHTLLGATLLALFFNCTGTRPDSLGIRSERLADCPKTPNCISSFADPTDKEHYRNPVPYKKPLKDAYLVLKGKLEVSPRTKIIQENPNYIYAEFTSRIMRYVDDVEFYFDEKNKLLHFRSASRLGKSDLGVNRNRIESILKDLEI, via the coding sequence ATGAATCCGAAAATCCATACCCTCCTCGGGGCAACACTCCTCGCGTTGTTTTTCAACTGTACGGGAACCAGGCCAGACTCCCTTGGAATCAGATCCGAGAGATTGGCCGATTGCCCAAAGACACCCAACTGCATCAGTAGCTTTGCGGACCCAACTGACAAAGAACACTACCGTAACCCAGTTCCTTATAAAAAACCTTTAAAGGATGCCTATTTGGTTTTGAAGGGAAAGTTAGAGGTTTCTCCTCGAACAAAAATAATTCAAGAAAATCCTAATTACATCTATGCGGAATTTACATCACGAATCATGCGTTATGTGGATGATGTCGAATTCTATTTTGATGAGAAAAATAAACTCCTTCACTTCCGATCTGCCTCTCGGTTAGGGAAATCGGATTTGGGTGTGAATCGAAATCGAATCGAATCGATTCTCAAGGACCTAGAAATCTAA
- a CDS encoding TetR/AcrR family transcriptional regulator, with amino-acid sequence MPIFVAKGVSSVSMRELSSELGVSTGTLYHYFPTKEILFASMVRQVVAIDSKEITELSENHSGLADIMNFVASRETHFMNLMLLAVDVKRQLSESTELTQLVEDSFASYRTALDRFFPADSNAMSGKAFLSFFLGALFLKNKATEETGWPALFEGLENLKVLFQSKE; translated from the coding sequence ATGCCTATCTTTGTGGCCAAGGGAGTTTCTTCGGTTTCGATGCGTGAGTTGTCAAGTGAGCTTGGAGTTTCTACGGGAACTCTTTACCATTACTTTCCTACGAAGGAGATTCTTTTTGCCTCTATGGTAAGGCAGGTTGTGGCCATTGACTCAAAAGAGATTACAGAGCTTTCAGAAAATCATTCGGGGTTAGCGGACATTATGAACTTTGTTGCATCACGTGAGACTCATTTTATGAACCTGATGTTACTTGCAGTGGATGTAAAAAGACAACTCAGTGAATCGACAGAACTAACACAACTGGTAGAAGATTCCTTTGCTTCATACAGAACGGCTTTGGATCGATTTTTTCCTGCTGATTCCAATGCAATGAGTGGAAAGGCTTTTTTATCTTTTTTTCTAGGTGCTTTGTTTTTAAAAAATAAAGCAACGGAAGAAACGGGTTGGCCTGCCCTTTTTGAAGGTTTGGAGAACTTAAAGGTATTGTTTCAAAGCAAAGAATGA
- a CDS encoding alkane 1-monooxygenase, producing MTLTKRLSFLLCYVLPILAVLAEGIGGLSYLIVPITVFLILPVLDLLLGRDTSNPTETTFLELQNDSYFRYLTQTWAYVQLTFVIWSVYRIALFPHTTTEFLLFAFAVGIVTGGIGITVGHELGHKNTRYEQFLAKMIYMTVCYMHFYIEHNRGHHTNVSTPNDPASSQKNQSFYRFYPQTVFGAYKSAWELEEKRLSKQGLGVWHYRNEMIWYTVVTIVFLTSLVLLGSYFSGYQGIRLDILGFLLLQSFVAFSLLELTNYIEHYGLKRNEVSGGRYEKVQPIHSWNQNYFVSNALLFQLQRHSDHHANAGRRYQALRHFEEAPQLPFGYEVMILIALFPPLWFSMMNPILESWERKQSAK from the coding sequence ATGACTCTCACCAAACGACTTAGCTTTTTACTCTGTTATGTTTTGCCGATTTTGGCAGTCCTTGCAGAAGGGATCGGGGGACTTTCCTATTTGATCGTCCCTATCACAGTTTTTCTCATTTTGCCAGTCCTTGATTTACTTCTTGGGAGAGATACTTCCAATCCAACAGAAACAACTTTTTTAGAATTACAAAATGATTCTTATTTTCGATATCTGACACAAACCTGGGCCTATGTCCAGCTAACGTTTGTGATTTGGTCTGTCTATCGAATCGCTTTATTCCCTCACACCACTACAGAGTTTCTATTATTTGCATTCGCTGTGGGAATCGTAACAGGTGGAATTGGAATCACTGTAGGCCATGAACTGGGTCACAAAAATACTCGTTATGAACAATTCCTCGCAAAAATGATTTATATGACCGTGTGTTATATGCATTTTTATATAGAACATAACCGGGGGCACCATACAAATGTTTCGACACCGAACGATCCTGCTTCCTCTCAAAAAAACCAATCTTTTTATCGATTTTATCCTCAGACGGTGTTTGGCGCTTACAAGTCCGCATGGGAATTGGAGGAAAAACGTTTGTCCAAACAGGGACTCGGGGTATGGCATTACCGGAATGAAATGATTTGGTATACGGTCGTTACGATTGTTTTTCTAACGAGTCTGGTTCTACTCGGAAGTTATTTTAGTGGGTATCAAGGAATTCGTTTGGATATTCTCGGTTTTTTACTCTTACAGTCCTTTGTTGCCTTTTCTCTTTTGGAACTAACAAATTATATCGAACACTATGGTTTGAAACGAAACGAAGTCTCAGGTGGTAGGTATGAAAAAGTTCAACCCATCCATTCTTGGAATCAAAATTACTTTGTATCCAATGCTCTTCTATTCCAATTACAAAGGCATTCCGACCATCACGCCAATGCAGGGAGACGTTACCAAGCCCTTCGTCATTTTGAAGAAGCCCCTCAATTGCCCTTTGGTTATGAAGTGATGATTCTCATCGCTCTTTTTCCTCCTCTTTGGTTTTCGATGATGAATCCCATTTTGGAATCTTGGGAAAGGAAACAATCCGCAAAATAA
- a CDS encoding DUF2339 domain-containing protein has protein sequence MEEKETKEILSRIQSMERELSFLKERVLSLVSPETPKQPTPPVSKPIPTEIHQTEVPLNDGPNWFIQWIGENLFVKLGVFSLLLASIWFFYLAIEEYWINESVRIWIGLVSAIPILIYGYRVRNTRPYLSPSLMGLGIAVLFSAYYSGYLWYDLYSTETCFVGLLILSLTAVAIAHAEKSEVLFGFASLGAFSVPILLSTGQNSYPFLFTYLLLWNVLFFWVRKDTGWKVIPLLLLAANHLIFVGWANDNLVDAKPFFPITFQMGVFVLFLLREFQTLETTKSKEPVLTLITIGFTLGLGFVQSFWAFSVFYPVAKPFLLTMLLILFYGLYERSLRRTELSLEKKRIYDLIGLFGLPFIVSLIVIGTTGKLLAFSLISFAFLVTIASTYSKQLYMYWAAFPVWFFALFYIFAFTYRSQNEIPFLNGRFLVFATGSVYLVLSYLYSRKFSEFSKIFLYTAYPYWLLGTFVEIYLGFPEEKKLFLYTLSLILYGLVALSVGFGKKIQSLRYVGFGSLALVIIKFYLYDFWNLSLGYRILAGLFLGVTLIVTGTLYNHFKKETK, from the coding sequence GTGGAAGAAAAAGAAACTAAAGAAATCCTCTCACGGATACAATCTATGGAGAGGGAACTCTCTTTTTTAAAAGAAAGAGTTTTGTCTCTCGTTAGTCCCGAAACTCCGAAACAGCCAACTCCCCCTGTTTCCAAACCAATCCCTACCGAGATCCACCAAACAGAAGTTCCATTAAATGATGGACCCAATTGGTTTATACAGTGGATCGGTGAAAACTTATTTGTAAAACTCGGAGTGTTTTCCCTTCTACTCGCATCCATTTGGTTTTTCTATTTAGCCATTGAAGAGTATTGGATCAATGAATCCGTTCGCATTTGGATTGGCCTTGTTTCTGCCATTCCGATCCTGATTTATGGATACCGTGTCAGAAATACAAGGCCTTACCTTTCCCCAAGCCTTATGGGACTTGGGATAGCTGTCCTCTTTTCTGCCTATTATTCTGGGTATTTGTGGTATGATTTGTATTCTACAGAAACCTGCTTTGTGGGCCTACTCATCCTCAGTTTGACGGCGGTAGCCATTGCCCATGCAGAGAAAAGCGAAGTGTTATTTGGTTTTGCCTCCCTTGGTGCTTTTTCTGTCCCGATCCTACTTTCTACGGGTCAGAACTCATATCCATTTCTCTTCACATATTTACTTTTATGGAATGTTCTATTTTTTTGGGTAAGAAAGGACACCGGTTGGAAAGTAATCCCGTTACTCCTCCTTGCAGCAAACCACCTAATCTTTGTTGGTTGGGCTAATGACAACTTGGTTGATGCCAAACCATTTTTTCCAATCACTTTCCAAATGGGTGTTTTTGTTTTGTTTTTGCTGAGAGAGTTTCAGACATTAGAAACAACCAAATCTAAGGAACCGGTCCTAACATTAATTACCATTGGTTTTACCTTGGGTCTCGGATTTGTTCAATCCTTTTGGGCTTTCTCTGTATTTTATCCGGTCGCAAAACCATTTTTACTCACAATGTTACTCATTCTATTTTATGGATTGTATGAACGTTCTCTCAGACGAACAGAACTTAGTTTAGAGAAAAAAAGAATCTATGATTTGATTGGTTTATTCGGCCTTCCCTTTATCGTTAGTTTGATTGTGATTGGAACCACAGGAAAACTTTTGGCCTTTAGCCTTATCAGTTTTGCCTTCCTTGTCACCATTGCCTCCACCTATTCCAAACAACTTTATATGTACTGGGCTGCCTTCCCTGTTTGGTTTTTTGCCCTGTTTTATATTTTTGCATTCACCTATCGTTCTCAAAACGAAATTCCATTTCTCAATGGAAGGTTTTTGGTTTTTGCGACAGGGTCTGTGTATTTGGTTCTTTCCTATCTCTATAGCAGAAAGTTTTCTGAGTTCTCAAAAATCTTTTTGTATACCGCCTATCCGTATTGGTTACTCGGAACCTTTGTAGAAATTTATCTTGGATTTCCGGAAGAGAAGAAGTTATTCCTCTACACACTCAGTTTGATTCTGTATGGACTTGTGGCTCTCTCCGTCGGATTTGGAAAAAAAATCCAATCTTTACGCTATGTAGGGTTTGGATCTCTTGCTCTCGTCATCATCAAATTCTATCTTTATGATTTTTGGAATTTGAGTTTAGGGTATCGAATTTTAGCAGGTTTATTCTTAGGTGTGACTCTAATCGTCACAGGAACATTATACAATCATTTCAAAAAGGAAACAAAATGA